Genomic window (Arthrobacter sp. StoSoilA2):
CGGGGTGTGGCCTGGGAGGCAGCGCCGTTGATCTCAATTGCCATGGGAGGCCTCCTTCTGCGGGTTGTTGTTTGCGGGTTGCGTGGATGGTTGCGGTGATGTGGCGTGCGGCGGCCAGAAATCGCCTGACACGACCATCGACTCGCCCAGTAGCTCGGCCCGGATTTCCTCGGCCAGTTTGAACGTCATATCGCGGCGCCACGCGGGAAGCCCATGGATGTCATCGTGGTACAGCGGCCAGGGAATGGAATCCCCGACGGCGTCAGCCAGCATCCCGGCGTCGGGAACCTGCCCGGCGGGGAACCGTAGTTGTACCGGCCTTTTCGTCGAGGCGGTGACGGTGATGACCATGCCGCCGTCGGCGTCGAGGCGTCCGGTGACCAGCACGCCGGAGCGTCCCAGATTGCTGAGCGACAGACGCCGGAAGGCGACCCTGGCCGAGAGTGCCGCGGCCGGAAGCTGGATGCTGCGGAGCAACTCCCCCGGGGCCAGCACATTCTGCATATCCCCGGTGACGAAATCAGTGACAGGCACGCTGCGGCTGCTGCCATCCGGGCTCTGGATGGATGCAATGCCGTCGAGTCCGGCGCACAAGGAAATCATGGGGCCAGCCGGCAAAGACGTGCAGAGGTTGCCGCCTACCGTGGACATGTTCCAGATCTTGAACGATGCCACGAAAGAGTCGCAGCACGGACGGATCAGGGCCAGCCCCGGCCACTCACGGTTGGCTATTTCCGCGGATGCCGGCAGGGCGTAAAGCTCAGCGACGGTGCAGGTGGCGGCAAGTTCGATGCCTTGGTCTGTGACAGTGATCGCTGGCCAATCCGCTTGGCCGAGGTCAAGGAGCCGCTTGAGGACGGTGCTGCCGTAGGAGAAAAGGACAGTGCCCCCGGCGAGCCAGGCATCGCCGTCGCGCCATTGCGAAGGATCCGTGGTGGGGACCACGGCCTCGATGGTGTTCATGTCCATGGGTCCTCCTGAATGAGGTGTTGAGGTGCTGGGTGAATCGGGCCGGTGCTGTCCTTGAGCGAGGGGAAGCCCGTGGCTGTGT
Coding sequences:
- a CDS encoding FAD binding domain-containing protein, with product MDMNTIEAVVPTTDPSQWRDGDAWLAGGTVLFSYGSTVLKRLLDLGQADWPAITVTDQGIELAATCTVAELYALPASAEIANREWPGLALIRPCCDSFVASFKIWNMSTVGGNLCTSLPAGPMISLCAGLDGIASIQSPDGSSRSVPVTDFVTGDMQNVLAPGELLRSIQLPAAALSARVAFRRLSLSNLGRSGVLVTGRLDADGGMVITVTASTKRPVQLRFPAGQVPDAGMLADAVGDSIPWPLYHDDIHGLPAWRRDMTFKLAEEIRAELLGESMVVSGDFWPPHATSPQPSTQPANNNPQKEASHGN